In Mycobacterium branderi, the DNA window CGGTCCGACGACCACCGCGGCAGCGGCGTGGTCCTGGGTGGAGAAGATGTTGCAGCTCGCCCATCGAACTTCGGCACCGAGGCTTGTCAAAGTCTCGATCAGCACCGCGGTCTGCACGGTCATGTGCAGCGACCCGGAAATGCGGGCGCCCTTCAGCGGCTGCACCTCCGCGTATTCGCGGCGCAGCGACATCAGGCCCGGCATCTCGTGCTCGGCCAGCCGGATCTCCTTGCGACCGAAGTCCGCCAACGACAGGTCGGCGACCTTGTATTCGATGCCGTTGCGCACGTCGGTGCTCAGCGCGTTCTCGGTGGTCGTCATCTCGGGCGCACTCCTCATCGGTCAACTAGTTAGCTTGCATACACATTAGTCCCCGATGCGGCGGGCGTGCGATGCCGGGTCAGGGGGCTCGGCTGATTACCCGCCTCCTCCTCGGCCGCACGCGGCCGCATCGTCACCGGGTGTCGATCACACCGTAGCGTTCGACGGCGGGCGTCATCAGCCGCGCAAGATCGGCGGCGACGTCGTGGTCGGCCTCGGGCGGCATCGACACGTAGCTCATCGCCAGCCGCACGATCGCGCGCGCGATGATGCCTGCGTCGTCGTCGCTGGCCTTGACCCAGCTGTGCTGGAACGTGTTGGTCAACCGCTCCGAGCAGTGAGTGATGATCGGCCCGCTGTCGGTGGTGATCAGCTGCAGCAGGTCGGGCTTGGCGACCCCGGTGAGCAGCGAGATCACCAGCGGGTCGGCGGCCGACTCGGTGAAGAACATCCGGAAGCCCTGCAGGAAGGCGGCGTAGACGTCGCCGACGTTGGAGTAGATGGCGTCGTCGACGGCGTCCACCAGCCGATCGGCCAGCCGCAGCGCGTAGCCCTGCGCCAGGCCTTGCCGGGAGCCGAATTCGTTGTAGATGGTCTGCCGGCTGATGCCCGCGGCGCGAGCGACGTCGGCCAGCGTGATCGCCGACCAGTCACGGCTCAGCAGCAGCTCGCGCGTGGCGTCGAGTACCGAATCGCGCAGTAGGACCCGCGAAGCCTCGGCATACGGGACCCGTTTCACATGCGCGAGAGTACTGGTCACGAACGCGCGACTTCTACCATCTCGAAGTCGGACTTTGCCGCGCCGCAGTCCGGGCAGCTCCAGTCGTCGGGGATGTCGTCCCAGCGGGTGCCGGGCGCGATGCCGTCTTCCGGCCAGCCCTTGGCCTCGTCGTACTCGAAGCCACACTGGACACAGACGAACAGCTTGTAGTCCGTCATTGGGTTACTCCTATAGGTTCGAAGTCGATCTTCTCGCGGACCCCGCAGTCCGGGCAGCACCAGTCGTCGGGGATCTGCTCCCAGCTTGTGCCGGCCGGAAAGCCTTCCCGCGCATTGCCTTTGGACTCGTCGTAGACGTAGTCGCAGACCGGGCAGCGGTACGACGACATCACGCCACCGCCCCGTAGCGGGCCAGCACCCGGTCGCGGACGCGCGGGTGGATGTTGGCTCGTGTGATGTCGCCGTCGTAGTGGGCCAGCACGCGGTGATCCATCAGCCTGCGCCACAGCGGCGGCAGGTAGGTCAGCCCAATCAACGACGCGTAGCCGCTGGGCAGGTTCGGTGCGCCGTCCATGCTGCGCAGCGTCTGGTAGCGCCGGGTCGGGTTGGCGTGGTGGTCGCTGTGCCGCTGCAGGTGGTACAGGAACAGGTTGGTGACCAGGTGGTCGGAGTTCCAGCTGTGCTGCGGCGTGCAGCGCTCGTAGCGGCCGTTGGCGGTCTTCTGCCGCAGCAGGCCGTAGTGCTCGAGATAGTTCACCGACTCCAGCAGCGAGAAGCCGTAGACGGCCTGGATGATCACGAACGGGATCAGCGCCGGGCCGAACACCGCGATCAGCACCGCCCAGAACACCACCGACATCGCCCAGGCGTTGAGCACGTCGTTGGAGGGGTGCCACGGGCTCTTGTTGAGCCGGCGCAACCGCTGGGCTTCGAGGTTCCACGCCGAGCGCAGGCTACCAATGACGCTGCGCGGGAAGAACTCCCAGAACGTTTCACCGAACCGCGCCGACGCCGGGTCCTCCGGGGTGGCCACCCGCACGTGATGCCCGCGGTTGTGCTCGATGTAGAAGTGGCCGTAGCAGGTCTGCGCCAGCGTGATCTTCGACAGCCACCGTTCCAGCGTTTCCTTCTTGTGGCCCATCTCATGCGCGGTGTTGATGCCGATGCCGCCCATCGCGCCGATCGAGAGCGCCAGCCCGATCTTGGCCGGCCAGCCCAGCGGCCCGTCGTAGCCGAGCCAGCTCAGGTCCGACGCAATGAACAGGTAGGCACCCAGGACGACGCTGATGTATTGGAACGGGATGTAGATGTAGGTGCAGTAGCGGTAGTACTTGTCGTTCTCGAGGCGCTCCATCACCTCGTCGGGCGGGTTTTGCCCGTCGGGCCCGTAGCGCAGGTCCAGCAGCGGTAACAGCACGTAGACCAGGAACGGACCGATCCAGAACAGCGCCTGCGACGCGGTGTGCCAGCCTGCCTGATTCATCGCCCACACGATCGGCAGCATCAGCAGCACCGCCGTCGGGGCGATCAAGCCGAGGAGCCACAGATGGCGCTTCTTGTCTCGCCACACCGCGGTGTCGGGGCTCGTCGTGGTGGTCATGTAGCAACCTCCGTTGTGAGTCACAGCACGTTGGAGTTGACAATATCGACGTTTGCGTCTCGTGTCTAGACATATGATGGCAATTTGTAAAGAAGGTCAGGAAGCAACCTGGACGACAGGCTGCTCGTCGGCCCGCCCCGCCAACACCGAGTGGCGGCGGCCATAGCCGTAGTAGATGGCGATGCCGACGACCATCCACACGCCGAACCGGATCCAGGTCACCCCGGTCAGGTTGAGCATCAGCCACAGGCACGCACACACCGACGCGATCGGCAGCAGCGGCACCCACGGCGCGCGAAAGCCCCGCGGCAGGTCCGGGCGGGTGCGGCGCAGGATGATCACGCCGGCGGACACCAGGACGAACGCGAACAGCGTTCCGACGTTGACCATCTCTTCCAGCTTGGCCATCGGGAACACCGACGCCGCCAGCGCCACCAACACCGCGACCAGCACGGTGATCCGCACAGGCGTGCCGCGCGAGCTGGTCTGCGCCAGCAGGCGAGGCAACAGCCCGTCGCGCGACATCGCGAACAGCACCCGGCACTGGCCGAGCATCAGCACCATCACCACCGTGGTCAGCCCGGCCAGCGCGCCGATCGAGATGACGCCGGACGCCCAATGCACCCCGTTCGCCGCGAACGCGGTGGCCAGGTTCGCGTGCTTGCCGCCGGGGCGGTCCCGAAGCGCGGTGTAGGGCACCATCCCCGACAGCACGACCGACACTGCGACGTAGAGCACGGTGACGATGCCCAGGGTGGCAAGGATTCCGCGCGGCACGTCGCGTTGGGGATGCTTGGTTTCCTCGGCCATGGTGGCGACGATGTCAAACCCGATGAACGCGAAGAACACGATCGACGCCCCGGCCAGCACGCCGAACCAGCCGTAGTGGCTGGTGTGCGCCCCCGTCATCAGCGACAGCACCGACTGGTCGACGCCGGTTCCTGCGTGGTCGGCCTCCGGCGCCGGGATGAACGGCGAGTAGTTGTCGGCCTTGACGTAGAAGGCGCCGACGAGCACCACCAGCGCCACCACCGACACCTTGATCGCGGTAACCACCGCAGAAAAATGCGCCGACAACCTGGTGCCCAGCGCCAGCAGCGTCGCTACCAGCGCCACAATCAGCAATGCACCCCAGTCGAGCTGGAAGGACTCGAAAGTGATTGTGCCCCTGGTGATTCCGAACATTGTGTCGAGGTAGCTGGACCACCCCTTGGCCACCACCGCCGCGCCGATGGCCAACTCGAGCACCAGGTTCCACCCGATCACCCACGCCAGGAACTCCCCGAACGTGGCGTAGGAAAAGGTGTAGGCACTGCCCGCCACCGGCAGCGTCGAGGCGAACTCCGCGTAGCACACCGCGGCCAGCCCGCAGGTGATCGCCGCGATCAGAAACGAGATCCAGATGGCCGGGCCGGTGATGTTGCCGGCGGTCGAGGCCGTAACCGTGAAGATCCCGGCGCCGATCACCACCGACACACCGAACACGGTCAGGTGCCACCAGCTGAGGTTCTTGTGCAGCCGGCTGTCCGGTTCGTCGGTGTCGGCAATCGACTGCTCGACGGATTTGATGCGCCAACGATCGGCCATGTCCCGGGACAGTACCGACTACCGGGCCGATACGCGCGCCGGCGCGGGGCTAGCGGATCAGCGTGCGATCCAGGTCGGGCTCGAGGTAGATCACCCGGGCGGCCGGCACCGCCGCGCGGATGTTGGCCTCGGCGGCGTCGATGGTGGCCGCCACAGTGGCCAGCTCGACCTGTGGGCCCACCGCGATCTTGGCGCCCACCAGCATCTCGTCGGGGCCCAGATACTGCGTGCGCAAATGGATCAGGCGATCGACATGTTCGGTGTTCTCCAGCGCCGCCCGGATGGCGTCGACTTCCGCGGTGGTGGCGCTCTCCCCGATCAGCAGGCTGTGCATCTCGACCATCAGGATGGTCGCGATCGCGCCGAGCAGCAGACCGATGGCGATAGTGCCGACGCCGTCCCAGACCGGGTTGGCGGTGACCGTCGTCAAGCCGACGCCGACGAGCGCGAACACCAATCCGATCAGCGCGCCGGTGTCCTCCAGCAGCACCACCGGCAGCTCGGGATTGCGGGAGTTGCGGATGAACCGCCACCAGCTGCCGCTACCCTTCAGCGGCCGAGACTCAACCACCGCCGTGCGAAAACTGAACGCCTCCAACGTGATTGCCACCACCAGGATCGCCAGTGCCACGACCGGAGACGTCAGCTCGGCGGGGTGGACGATCTTGTGGTAGCCCTCGTAGAGGGCGAACACCGCGCCGAGAGTGAACAACACCAGCGCCACCACGAACGACCAGAAGTAGCGGCTGCGGCCGTAGCCGAACGGGTGCAGCGCGTCGGCCTGTCTGCGCGCCGCGCGCTGACCGAACAGCAACAGCGCCTGGTTGGAGGTGTCGGCCACCGAGTGCACCGCCTC includes these proteins:
- the alkX gene encoding TetR family transcriptional regulator AlkX, with the translated sequence MTSTLAHVKRVPYAEASRVLLRDSVLDATRELLLSRDWSAITLADVARAAGISRQTIYNEFGSRQGLAQGYALRLADRLVDAVDDAIYSNVGDVYAAFLQGFRMFFTESAADPLVISLLTGVAKPDLLQLITTDSGPIITHCSERLTNTFQHSWVKASDDDAGIIARAIVRLAMSYVSMPPEADHDVAADLARLMTPAVERYGVIDTR
- a CDS encoding rubredoxin codes for the protein MTDYKLFVCVQCGFEYDEAKGWPEDGIAPGTRWDDIPDDWSCPDCGAAKSDFEMVEVARS
- a CDS encoding rubredoxin, producing the protein MSSYRCPVCDYVYDESKGNAREGFPAGTSWEQIPDDWCCPDCGVREKIDFEPIGVTQ
- a CDS encoding alkane 1-monooxygenase, whose protein sequence is MTTTTSPDTAVWRDKKRHLWLLGLIAPTAVLLMLPIVWAMNQAGWHTASQALFWIGPFLVYVLLPLLDLRYGPDGQNPPDEVMERLENDKYYRYCTYIYIPFQYISVVLGAYLFIASDLSWLGYDGPLGWPAKIGLALSIGAMGGIGINTAHEMGHKKETLERWLSKITLAQTCYGHFYIEHNRGHHVRVATPEDPASARFGETFWEFFPRSVIGSLRSAWNLEAQRLRRLNKSPWHPSNDVLNAWAMSVVFWAVLIAVFGPALIPFVIIQAVYGFSLLESVNYLEHYGLLRQKTANGRYERCTPQHSWNSDHLVTNLFLYHLQRHSDHHANPTRRYQTLRSMDGAPNLPSGYASLIGLTYLPPLWRRLMDHRVLAHYDGDITRANIHPRVRDRVLARYGAVA
- a CDS encoding amino acid permease; translated protein: MADRWRIKSVEQSIADTDEPDSRLHKNLSWWHLTVFGVSVVIGAGIFTVTASTAGNITGPAIWISFLIAAITCGLAAVCYAEFASTLPVAGSAYTFSYATFGEFLAWVIGWNLVLELAIGAAVVAKGWSSYLDTMFGITRGTITFESFQLDWGALLIVALVATLLALGTRLSAHFSAVVTAIKVSVVALVVLVGAFYVKADNYSPFIPAPEADHAGTGVDQSVLSLMTGAHTSHYGWFGVLAGASIVFFAFIGFDIVATMAEETKHPQRDVPRGILATLGIVTVLYVAVSVVLSGMVPYTALRDRPGGKHANLATAFAANGVHWASGVISIGALAGLTTVVMVLMLGQCRVLFAMSRDGLLPRLLAQTSSRGTPVRITVLVAVLVALAASVFPMAKLEEMVNVGTLFAFVLVSAGVIILRRTRPDLPRGFRAPWVPLLPIASVCACLWLMLNLTGVTWIRFGVWMVVGIAIYYGYGRRHSVLAGRADEQPVVQVAS
- a CDS encoding cation diffusion facilitator family transporter, producing the protein MSTSSSTRAILAALAANAGIAAAKFVGFVVTGSSSMLAEAVHSVADTSNQALLLFGQRAARRQADALHPFGYGRSRYFWSFVVALVLFTLGAVFALYEGYHKIVHPAELTSPVVALAILVVAITLEAFSFRTAVVESRPLKGSGSWWRFIRNSRNPELPVVLLEDTGALIGLVFALVGVGLTTVTANPVWDGVGTIAIGLLLGAIATILMVEMHSLLIGESATTAEVDAIRAALENTEHVDRLIHLRTQYLGPDEMLVGAKIAVGPQVELATVAATIDAAEANIRAAVPAARVIYLEPDLDRTLIR